ATTCGAGTGCGAATACCAATTCGAATAAATCGAGTCATCGGTGCCCCAAAATGCAGCCGGACTGAATTTTTCCTTCACGGCTTCGGTTTGCAGCTGGTTCAGATGGTCCGCGTCGTCGGCCATGACGAGCGGGGCCCATCCGAAAACGACAGCCGGGATCAACAATTGCAACCAATAGCCAGAGCGTGTCGAGTTATCGGATGGGGTTCGCAAAGATTGCGCAGTCGGCACAGGAGTTTCCTCTAAACGGATCACAAAGACGGACACGAAGACGATTCCACACAGGTCGTTCCTGTTGTGGCAATATCCAACCCGAAGTTACAGGCTAATGGATTGTCGACGAGCACGCCAACGAGTCCGGATCGGAAACCCGCGACGGAACCAGTACCAACCGACAGCGTTACTACTTGGTGACAGCTTCTGTGATCATCTGTCGCTGTTGATAAAGCTGTTGCAGTTGAGCCAAGGAGTACATCCGAATGACCTTGTCTTTGTAGGTCAACCGGCCTTCCTGGTCTTTCCCAAGATGTTGCTTCACTTCGTTGGTGGCCTGTCCGGCGTAGAGAGCGGCGAAGGTTTCCGGATCGACAGCCCGGTTCGATTCCAAATCGCCAACCGCATCCACACCACCAACCGTGGTTGCAAACGCATTGATACCGTTGATAGCCGGGTTGTAACGACCTTCGTCCTTGAGCGCTTGTTGAGCACCACTGAGATTATCGAGGGCTTGCTTTACCTTGTCGATCGTATCGCGTTGCAGCCCCAACGGAATTTTTGAATCGTTGGCGGCTTGCTGGGCGTTGGCCATCGGTGTGGAGAAACTTCCACTTGCGCCCAAGAGATACCCAAACCCCAGGAGCCCGACTCCACACACCATTCGCACGATATTTTGATTCATGAGAGTTCCCTCGCGAAATTTCAATGGAAATCGACGCCACAACGTCTAACAAGTGATGCACTCTTATCACTATCGCTTTACGTTGGCGAATTCGACCGCTCACGGCAAGGGAAAGACGGAGTTTCCCACGGGAATCCGCTAGGTTCCGGCAAGCAATCGATTCAGATAGTCCTGTAGGGCGTTGAAATCGGTTTCAACACGATCGTCCAGACGTTCTCGACTGCTCACTTCCAAGCTGGCAGCCAGGTCCGTTAATTCCGGAAACCCGTAGCCGGCTCCTGAGCCTTTAATCTTGTGAGACACTTCCCGCACTTGGTCTAAATCACCGGCCATGAACGCGTCGTTCAGGTGGGTTTGCTGCTCCGCCATGCTCTCCATGAACATGGTCAGTAGCTCTTGAAATTCCGGATCGTCGGCAAATTCCGAATAAATGCTGACATCAGTCATGACAACCTCGACCTCCAAATTCCAAGGGCAAATTCGCTTCGACTATGATCGATCTTAACAAGCGGTCGTATGTCTCCATCGGGAATTGCTTCGAGAGACGAATTTTCTCCACTCTCAATCAATCTCTTAGCTCAGAATTAAAGAGAAGTCTGTAGACCATACAGTTAACCCACTTAACGATGGAACAAATTCAACCGCAACGAATCGATCATCCGATCTGAAACGAATCGCGACCAAGAAAATCGAGGATCACACGTGTATCGGGCACGTGTCGATCCTCGTTTGGCCTGGCAGTGAAATTTGTCTTTCGGGTCGTTGATTAGGCGGCTTTTCGTTCCGGACGCTCCTCGTGCGTATCGACACGATTCGGAAATCGCAAGATGTGGGGTTCGGCGGGTTCGGGTGTGTCGTTCTTGCGAAACATTTGGCCGACGTAGTAACTGAGCGACATCAACGTTCCGCACGTCAACAGTGCAACCACGCAACCGACCAGGGCTTTCTGATCATCCGTAAGGGTTTGAAATAATTCCATCCGCATTCTCCGTAAGATCGTTCGATCCCGAAAACCGTTCAGGACCGTGCAACACGATGCCAAACATCGGCCGCATTGGGGACTCCCTTTCGTTATCGGAGGATGACCGACCAAGACTCGACCAGGGCCAACGAGGAACCACAAACGGTCCGGAAAACCGTCCGTTTATGTCGATTCGATTCGCACTCGGTTGACCTGGCGGCATACTCGATGCATTTTCGACGAATATCCCCATTTTTCCGTCATTGATTGAGTTTCGACGAAAGAAACCATCCATATGCCTCGCCGTGTCGCGTTGCTTTTTGAATACGGTTCGATCCATGGCGGAGAGAATTCGATCTTGGCCACCATTGCTCCCCTCCAACGGGACGGATGGGAATTCATCGCGATTGCTCCACCGACTGGTCGGCTCACGGATGCTTTGCGGGAGCAGGATTTGGAATGCCTACCATTTGAATTGCGGCGCGAGGACGGTCAGCGATTATCCCGTGAACAGGCATTGAGCACGTTGGCCGATTTGGTGAAATCCAGCGGTGCGACGCACCTTCACGCCAACAGTTTGTCAATGGGCCGTCTCACCGGAGCCCTGGCCGAACAAATCGACATCCCCACGACCGCCCATCTGCGGGACATCATGAAACTCAGCCGAGCAACCATCACCGACCTCAACCAAAACCGTCGATTGCTAGCCGTTTCCGAAGCCACACGAACGTTTCACATCGAACAAGGCTTGAACGCCGAACGCACCGTCGTCGTGCACAACGGAATCACCGTCGATCAGTCTTGCCGTGATACCAGTCAGATGCCGCTTGATCTACGACATGAACTCGGTGTGCCCGCGGATGCGAAACTTCTGCTCACGATTGGGCAGATCGGCCTGCGAAAGGGACTCGATGTCTGGAGTGAAGCGGCGATCTCAGTTGGTTCCCAGGATTCCTCGACTCACTTCGTGCTGGTCGGCGAACGCTTCTCGACGAAACCCGAAACCGTGAAATTTGACGAAGCAATTTCCGATCGATTTGCCGAAGCGGGAATGTCGGATCGGTTGCACCGGCTGGGTTATCGGAATGATGTGCCGCGATTGATGGCCGAGGCGGACTTACTTGTGCATGCGGCGAAACAGGAACCGTTCGGCCGCGTGTTGCTCGAAGCCGCCGCGTGTGGGTTGCCGATTGTCGCCACCGACGTTGGCGGTACAACGGAAATGCTCACGCATCGTCAGACCGCTTGGCTCGTACCGGCGGGCGATTCCCACGCACTCACCGACGGAATTCGATTTGTCCTGCAAGATCCCGATCGCATGGCCAGAGCAGAACGGGCACGGCAGGACATCCGTAATCGCTTTTCCATCGAACAAGCCGCCAACGGGTTCGCCGTCGCGATTGAGTTCTAAAAACCGGTGTGCCACGGTGATCACGCAGCTCGGCGGTGTTCGATCGTCTCTTCTTGCGGCAGTCGCGCGAGGATGGCATCGGCCGTCATTCGAGATGCACCGGTTTGCATCACGCTGTCTCGGAGGGCAATCAACTCCTCACGAGACCGCTGAAGTTCCTCGGGGTTGGAAAGCCAGGTATCGAGTTGAGCGGTCATCGCGGTGATGTCCTGCTCGATAAGGTCGGAGACGATCCATTCCGGCATCACTTCACGGTCGGCAACCAGATTCGGCAACGAGATGTAATCGACTTTCATCATCAATCGCTGCACAATCCGGCCAAAACGGAAGACCTTATAGACCACCGCAACCGGTTTCGCTCGGGCGAGCATCTCCAGACTGACCGAGCCCGACACCATATAGCAAAAGTCCGCCGCTTCGATGATCTCCGGTGTTTTGCCCGTGAAGAACGTGAGCGGCAGGTTTTCGTCTTCAGGTGCCATCAACTCTTTGCAGTGTGCGACGAACTCATCATTGAACCCGGCGACGAGAAACCGCACATCCGGATGTTTGGCCGCGATGTTTCGCAGGACCGGCAACATGATCGGCCAGTTCTTTTCGACTTCATGCCGCCGCGAACCGGGCAACACACCGACCGTCCGTGGGTGAGTCGCCGATTCCGAGGTTTTCCACTCGGCAACGAATTCCTCGTCGAGCTGTTTCTCCGCAACTTCGTCATAGAACGGATGGCCGACGTATTCGGAGTTCACGCCCTGCTTAGAATACCAATCGTGCTCGAACGGCAAGCCACAAAGGACGTAATCAATCCACTTGTGAACCCGTTTGATCCGCCACGATGCCCAAGCCCACAACTGCGGGGGCAAATAGAAGAAGACCGGAATGCCGGCGGCTTTTGCACGCTTCGCGACACGCCAGTTGAAACCAGGAAAGTTCACCAATACGACCGCGTCCGGTTTTTCCTCGGCGAAGAACTTCTCCGCTAACCCTAGCACACGAAAGAACTTCCGAAGCATCGGCACGACACGCACGAAACCCATCACCGCCAGATCGGTCAGCCGAAAGATGGATCGCAGCCCGACTTTCTCCATCTCGGGACCACCGAAACCACAACATTCGATGTTCGGATCACGCCGCCGAAGCTCTTCAATCAAATGAGCCGCATGCTGGTCACCGCTGGGTTCACCGGCGGAGAAGAAGATTTTCACGGTCGCGACTCCCTTCGCGAAGCATCATTGGGCCAGTCCATTTCGCGGAAAGTACCAGCGATTCGGGCGATGCGTCAAGAGGAGCGACCAGACACAACCGCCGACCGGAAGGCAAACTCCACCGCAATCCCGGTCATCACGTCATGATGTTCAAATTTTCAAAAATCTCAAACAGATTGAAGATCCAACCGAGCCGGTTCCCCGTTGAGAACCATAGAGGCGTCTCAAGGAGGACACCAATGAACAAATTTTCCCGAGAGACCCAAATTCCACTTGCCTTTATGTTCACGCGTACACTACAATGATGCACGTGAGAAAGGTGAGCCAGGACGAGCCGGACAATGACAGGGAGGTCACCCTTTCTCACATTTGTCTTGCTCCATTTCTCACATTTGTCTTGCTCCAATCGAGTCAATTTTGATTCACCACACATGGAAAGGTTGATCATGGTTCGTGAAGTCCGAGTGTCTTGGGACAGTGACGAAGAATTGTCGGGGTTGAGTTTCCGTTGGGGCTACCGGGTGGCGGAAATCGAAGACGATTGGGACGACGACGGCCCGATCACGCTCCCGATGCGACAGACGACAATGGGGAACACCGAGGATTCGGCGAAGTCTCCCAAACCGCGTGTCAGTCGGCGACGGGCGAAGAAGTCCGGACGATCGACGCAATCCGATGATGAATCGTCTGAGCATTTACCGAAGCGGAACCTGGCCGATGCGAACTGGTTGGAATGGGCGGCGACCCAACCACTCAAGCGTCCGAAACATCCGGGACGCGTGCCGAACCAAGAGACCGGTTTGGAACGTTAGACCGTCTGACGGTCTTCTGTGGCCCTGATTAAAAGCCTACTGATCTCGAGCTTCCGATGATTTTCCCGCCTCTATGCCCGAGTTGATGCACCACCAGGATTGCCGCTATGTCAACGCGTGAAATTCGCAAGCAGGTTTCGATTTTTATGCCGCTCTCGGATTGGAAAGCGATCCGGTTCGAAGCGGCTCGGCAACGAATTCCCATGTCGGAACTTTGCCGACGTTGGATGAACCCCGATATGGAACGTCTGCGTCGAGCGAATCATGAATCGAAATCAACCGCCGACGTTTAACGCCGGAAAAACACCTCCTGATTGACCACTGAATAATATCCACCATCCGTGGGGAATGATTTCCCGCGGGTCCTTGTTGAACCTCGTCGAGACCTTCACATGATTGGTTTACCCGAAGCTCGGGAACGATACCCGAGCGACATCGACAATTTCGATTGGAACCGGATCGCGGAGCTGATCCCTCCCGAAAAACAACGCGGACGCCATCGCGAAACGAATGTGCGTGAGATTGTGAATGCAATCGTTTACCGAGCGAACGCGGGCTGTGTGTGGCGGATGTTGCCCCACGATTTCCCGCCCTGGGCCACCGTTTACACCTATTTTCGGAAATGGCGTGAAGACGGCACGTTGGAGGCCATCGGGAAGATTCTCAAGAAAGATCTCGGCGACCCGGAACCGCAATCTACGGAAACCACACAAGTCGCTTGAGCGCTCCCAAACATGATTCGAGAAGATGACGGTGCCGGAAATTGCATCAAGCTGAGAACCAACCTGGTGACATGCCCACGGCGTTGCGTGGGCATGAATGGATAATCGAAAGTTGCTGGTCCATGCCCACCCCGAGCTGTGGGCATGCCACACAACTTCCTATCACATAAATATTTACGAGACATCGCCGTCACCATATGCAATTTCCTGCACTGGCAATCCGTTGCCAGTGTTTGCCTGACGCAACCGTCATCGTTTTGATATTCCAAACAAACCTCACCGTGA
This region of Thalassoroseus pseudoceratinae genomic DNA includes:
- a CDS encoding Hpt domain-containing protein, with amino-acid sequence MTDVSIYSEFADDPEFQELLTMFMESMAEQQTHLNDAFMAGDLDQVREVSHKIKGSGAGYGFPELTDLAASLEVSSRERLDDRVETDFNALQDYLNRLLAGT
- a CDS encoding glycosyltransferase family 4 protein is translated as MPRRVALLFEYGSIHGGENSILATIAPLQRDGWEFIAIAPPTGRLTDALREQDLECLPFELRREDGQRLSREQALSTLADLVKSSGATHLHANSLSMGRLTGALAEQIDIPTTAHLRDIMKLSRATITDLNQNRRLLAVSEATRTFHIEQGLNAERTVVVHNGITVDQSCRDTSQMPLDLRHELGVPADAKLLLTIGQIGLRKGLDVWSEAAISVGSQDSSTHFVLVGERFSTKPETVKFDEAISDRFAEAGMSDRLHRLGYRNDVPRLMAEADLLVHAAKQEPFGRVLLEAAACGLPIVATDVGGTTEMLTHRQTAWLVPAGDSHALTDGIRFVLQDPDRMARAERARQDIRNRFSIEQAANGFAVAIEF
- the lpxB gene encoding lipid-A-disaccharide synthase: MKIFFSAGEPSGDQHAAHLIEELRRRDPNIECCGFGGPEMEKVGLRSIFRLTDLAVMGFVRVVPMLRKFFRVLGLAEKFFAEEKPDAVVLVNFPGFNWRVAKRAKAAGIPVFFYLPPQLWAWASWRIKRVHKWIDYVLCGLPFEHDWYSKQGVNSEYVGHPFYDEVAEKQLDEEFVAEWKTSESATHPRTVGVLPGSRRHEVEKNWPIMLPVLRNIAAKHPDVRFLVAGFNDEFVAHCKELMAPEDENLPLTFFTGKTPEIIEAADFCYMVSGSVSLEMLARAKPVAVVYKVFRFGRIVQRLMMKVDYISLPNLVADREVMPEWIVSDLIEQDITAMTAQLDTWLSNPEELQRSREELIALRDSVMQTGASRMTADAILARLPQEETIEHRRAA
- a CDS encoding transposase, translating into MIGLPEARERYPSDIDNFDWNRIAELIPPEKQRGRHRETNVREIVNAIVYRANAGCVWRMLPHDFPPWATVYTYFRKWREDGTLEAIGKILKKDLGDPEPQSTETTQVA